A region from the Manihot esculenta cultivar AM560-2 chromosome 13, M.esculenta_v8, whole genome shotgun sequence genome encodes:
- the LOC110629737 gene encoding transcription factor GTE4 isoform X2 gives MASGTIVGDGGGNDGAREKQRFTESKVYTRKAFKGPKNNIKNLTTTTSTTATATATATATNNNTTNATSTTVTATEPETTAATNNNKSSNSENNNDRNHVNDSIQVPESQKPALEDTNLPHQQPTSLLDANSDDSSILNRPQGMPVVAPSGPDLTAGNGVVKQGFDNKVKINLTSKSKQEMRELRRKLESELDMVRSLVRRIEAKEVQLGVGGYGNSRVSLNEVGNGLKRVNSEVGSVGAPRDITTPILTPTPRQSRPLNQLSISVLENSQGPGETVEKEKRTPKANQFYRNSEFLLAKDKFPPADSNKKSKSNGKKQGGGDLGFGFGTGSKVFKNCSALLEKLMKHRHGWVFNTPVDVKTLGLHDYFTIIKHPMDLGTVKTRLNKNWYKSPEEFAEDVRLTFHNALTYNPKGQDVHIMAEVLLKMFEDRWAVIKSDYERELRFAASYELGIPTPTSRKTHQLPPPPLYMRRVLDRSESMNYPPGDPRPKPISTTPSGRTPAPKKPKAKDPHKRDMTYEEKQKLSTNLQSLPSEKLDNIVQIIKKRNSSLCQHDDEIEVDIDSVDTETLWELDRFVTNYKKSLSKNKRKAELAIQARADAEHNVQEKITAPVAAEAPLETRTDERNVSTSSPAQVDKHGDNGARSSSSSSSSSDSGSSSSDSDTDSSSASGSDVGH, from the exons ATGGCTTCGGGCACTATTGTTGGAGATGGAGGTGGAAATGATGGAGCTAGAGAGAAGCAAAGGTTTACAGAGAGTAAAGTTTATACGAGAAAAGCTTTTAAAGGGCCTAAGAACAACATCAAGAACCTCACCACCACCACTTCCACCACTGCCACTGCCACTGCCACCGCCACCGCCACTAACAACAACACGACAAACGCTACAAGCACCACAGTGACCGCCACCGAACCTGAAACCACAGCTGCAACCAACAACAATAAGAGCAGCAACAGCGAAAATAACAACGACAGGAACCATGTGAATGACTCCATTCAAGTGCCGGAATCGCAAAAACCAGCTTTAGAAGACACAAATTTGCCCCACCAACAGCCCACTTCACTCCTTGATGCCAACTCCGATGATTCGTCTATCCTCAATAGGCCGCAAGGTATGCCAGTTGTGGCCCCAAGTGGCCCGGACTTGACTGCTGGCAATGGAGTGGTGAAGCAAGGTTTTGACAATAAGGTAAAGATAAATTTGACGTCCAAATCTAAGCAGGAGATGAGAGAGCTCAGGAGGAAGCTGGAGAGTGAACTTGATATGGTAAGGAGTTTGGTGAGAAGGATTGAGGCCAAGGAAGTGCAGCTTGGTGTTGGTGGTTATGGTAATTCACGGGTGTCTCTAAATGAGGTCGGCAATGGGTTGAAGAGGGTTAATTCGGAGGTGGGCTCAGTGGGTGCTCCTCGTGATATTACTACTCCTATTCTCACTCCTACTCCTAGGCAGTCTAGGCCATTGAATCAGCTTAGCATATCAGTCCTGGAGAATAGTCAGGGTCCAGGTGAGACCGTGGAGAAAGAGAAAAGGACACCAAAGGCAAATCAGTTTTACAGGAATTCAGAGTTTTTGCTTGCAAAAGACAAGTTTCCACCAGCGGATAGTAACAAGAAGTCGAAATCTAATGGGAAGAAGCAAGGGGGAGGGGACCTGGGATTTGGGTTTGGGACCGGTTCTAAGGTTTTCAAAAATTGTAGTGCTTTGCTTGAGAAATTGATGAAACACAGGCATGGTTGGGTGTTTAATACTCCAGTTGATGTAAAGACTCTTGGCTTGCATGATTACTTTACTATTATTAAGCATCCTATGGACTTGGGAACAGTGAAAACAAGGCTGAACAAGAATTGGTACAAGTCTCCTGAAGAATTTGCTGAGGATGTGAGACTAACATTTCATAATGCTTTGACTTATAATCCAAAGGGGCAAGATGTTCACATAATGGCAGAGGTGCTACTGAAGATGTTTGAGGACAGGTGGGCCGTTATAAAGTCAGATTATGAACGTGAGTTGAGGTTTGCCGCCAGTTATGAGCTGGGTATTCCTACACCAACATCAAGGAAGACGCATCAGCTGCCACCCCCTCCTCTTTATATGCGGAGGGTTTTGGATAGATCAGAATCAATGAATTATCCTCCTGGTGATCCTAGACCAAAACCTATTAGTACAACTCCTTCAGGAAGAACCCCTGCTCCAAAAAAGCCCAAGGCAAAGGACCCACACAAGAGGGACATGACATACGAGGAGAAGCAGAAACTTAGCACAAACCTCCAGAGCCTACCATCAGAGAAGCTGGATAATATAGTCCAAATAATAAAGAAGAGGAATTCATCACTTTGCCAACATGATGATGAAATTGAAGTGGACATTGATAGTGTTGATACGGAGACTCTCTGGGAACTGGATAGGTTTGTTACCAACTACAAGAAGAGTTTAAGCAAGAACAAGAGAAAAGCTGAACTTGCCATTCAAGCTAGAGCAGATGCTGAGCACAATGTCCAGGAGAAG ATAACAGCACCTGTAGCGGCGGAAGCACCACTGGAAACTAGAACAG ATGAAAGGAACGTTTCCACTTCGTCACCTGCTCAAGTAGATAAACATGGTGATAATGGAGCTAGGTCGAGTAGTTCTAGCAGCTCGAGCAGTGATTCTGGATCTTCCTCAAGTG ACTCTGATACTGACAGCTCATCAGCATCTGGATCTGATGTAGGGCATTAA
- the LOC110629737 gene encoding transcription factor GTE4 isoform X1 produces MASGTIVGDGGGNDGAREKQRFTESKVYTRKAFKGPKNNIKNLTTTTSTTATATATATATNNNTTNATSTTVTATEPETTAATNNNKSSNSENNNDRNHVNDSIQVPESQKPALEDTNLPHQQPTSLLDANSDDSSILNRPQGMPVVAPSGPDLTAGNGVVKQGFDNKVKINLTSKSKQEMRELRRKLESELDMVRSLVRRIEAKEVQLGVGGYGNSRVSLNEVGNGLKRVNSEVGSVGAPRDITTPILTPTPRQSRPLNQLSISVLENSQGPGETVEKEKRTPKANQFYRNSEFLLAKDKFPPADSNKKSKSNGKKQGGGDLGFGFGTGSKVFKNCSALLEKLMKHRHGWVFNTPVDVKTLGLHDYFTIIKHPMDLGTVKTRLNKNWYKSPEEFAEDVRLTFHNALTYNPKGQDVHIMAEVLLKMFEDRWAVIKSDYERELRFAASYELGIPTPTSRKTHQLPPPPLYMRRVLDRSESMNYPPGDPRPKPISTTPSGRTPAPKKPKAKDPHKRDMTYEEKQKLSTNLQSLPSEKLDNIVQIIKKRNSSLCQHDDEIEVDIDSVDTETLWELDRFVTNYKKSLSKNKRKAELAIQARADAEHNVQEKITAPVAAEAPLETRTADERNVSTSSPAQVDKHGDNGARSSSSSSSSSDSGSSSSDSDTDSSSASGSDVGH; encoded by the exons ATGGCTTCGGGCACTATTGTTGGAGATGGAGGTGGAAATGATGGAGCTAGAGAGAAGCAAAGGTTTACAGAGAGTAAAGTTTATACGAGAAAAGCTTTTAAAGGGCCTAAGAACAACATCAAGAACCTCACCACCACCACTTCCACCACTGCCACTGCCACTGCCACCGCCACCGCCACTAACAACAACACGACAAACGCTACAAGCACCACAGTGACCGCCACCGAACCTGAAACCACAGCTGCAACCAACAACAATAAGAGCAGCAACAGCGAAAATAACAACGACAGGAACCATGTGAATGACTCCATTCAAGTGCCGGAATCGCAAAAACCAGCTTTAGAAGACACAAATTTGCCCCACCAACAGCCCACTTCACTCCTTGATGCCAACTCCGATGATTCGTCTATCCTCAATAGGCCGCAAGGTATGCCAGTTGTGGCCCCAAGTGGCCCGGACTTGACTGCTGGCAATGGAGTGGTGAAGCAAGGTTTTGACAATAAGGTAAAGATAAATTTGACGTCCAAATCTAAGCAGGAGATGAGAGAGCTCAGGAGGAAGCTGGAGAGTGAACTTGATATGGTAAGGAGTTTGGTGAGAAGGATTGAGGCCAAGGAAGTGCAGCTTGGTGTTGGTGGTTATGGTAATTCACGGGTGTCTCTAAATGAGGTCGGCAATGGGTTGAAGAGGGTTAATTCGGAGGTGGGCTCAGTGGGTGCTCCTCGTGATATTACTACTCCTATTCTCACTCCTACTCCTAGGCAGTCTAGGCCATTGAATCAGCTTAGCATATCAGTCCTGGAGAATAGTCAGGGTCCAGGTGAGACCGTGGAGAAAGAGAAAAGGACACCAAAGGCAAATCAGTTTTACAGGAATTCAGAGTTTTTGCTTGCAAAAGACAAGTTTCCACCAGCGGATAGTAACAAGAAGTCGAAATCTAATGGGAAGAAGCAAGGGGGAGGGGACCTGGGATTTGGGTTTGGGACCGGTTCTAAGGTTTTCAAAAATTGTAGTGCTTTGCTTGAGAAATTGATGAAACACAGGCATGGTTGGGTGTTTAATACTCCAGTTGATGTAAAGACTCTTGGCTTGCATGATTACTTTACTATTATTAAGCATCCTATGGACTTGGGAACAGTGAAAACAAGGCTGAACAAGAATTGGTACAAGTCTCCTGAAGAATTTGCTGAGGATGTGAGACTAACATTTCATAATGCTTTGACTTATAATCCAAAGGGGCAAGATGTTCACATAATGGCAGAGGTGCTACTGAAGATGTTTGAGGACAGGTGGGCCGTTATAAAGTCAGATTATGAACGTGAGTTGAGGTTTGCCGCCAGTTATGAGCTGGGTATTCCTACACCAACATCAAGGAAGACGCATCAGCTGCCACCCCCTCCTCTTTATATGCGGAGGGTTTTGGATAGATCAGAATCAATGAATTATCCTCCTGGTGATCCTAGACCAAAACCTATTAGTACAACTCCTTCAGGAAGAACCCCTGCTCCAAAAAAGCCCAAGGCAAAGGACCCACACAAGAGGGACATGACATACGAGGAGAAGCAGAAACTTAGCACAAACCTCCAGAGCCTACCATCAGAGAAGCTGGATAATATAGTCCAAATAATAAAGAAGAGGAATTCATCACTTTGCCAACATGATGATGAAATTGAAGTGGACATTGATAGTGTTGATACGGAGACTCTCTGGGAACTGGATAGGTTTGTTACCAACTACAAGAAGAGTTTAAGCAAGAACAAGAGAAAAGCTGAACTTGCCATTCAAGCTAGAGCAGATGCTGAGCACAATGTCCAGGAGAAG ATAACAGCACCTGTAGCGGCGGAAGCACCACTGGAAACTAGAACAG CAGATGAAAGGAACGTTTCCACTTCGTCACCTGCTCAAGTAGATAAACATGGTGATAATGGAGCTAGGTCGAGTAGTTCTAGCAGCTCGAGCAGTGATTCTGGATCTTCCTCAAGTG ACTCTGATACTGACAGCTCATCAGCATCTGGATCTGATGTAGGGCATTAA